In Paraburkholderia caribensis, a single window of DNA contains:
- a CDS encoding J domain-containing protein, which yields MATLYAKLGVSQDATSEEIKRAYRKAAMKWHPDRNAGQEEVARAAFQDIKDAYAILSDYNQRKVYDAVYAQEMRQYEALERRRREVEAAQARKAKAEAEAKYTQMVGVAMRYADEGHNRDVLFGVLLGRDCDTDVAQRIADSVWALQQSRRAAQANESAAMPDAGCADPVATATSSHEPIVEDAPSPPQPAAAKHDKPVHEPRAAGLFDSLWQGFFGVRS from the coding sequence ATGGCAACCCTTTACGCGAAGCTTGGCGTGTCTCAAGACGCCACCTCGGAAGAGATCAAACGGGCATACCGGAAGGCCGCGATGAAGTGGCATCCGGACCGCAACGCTGGACAGGAAGAAGTCGCACGCGCGGCCTTCCAGGACATCAAGGACGCGTACGCGATCCTCTCCGACTACAACCAGCGCAAGGTCTACGACGCCGTCTACGCGCAGGAGATGCGCCAATATGAGGCGCTCGAAAGGCGTCGGCGCGAAGTGGAGGCGGCGCAGGCGCGCAAGGCCAAGGCCGAGGCCGAGGCGAAGTACACACAGATGGTCGGCGTGGCCATGCGTTATGCCGACGAAGGCCATAACCGCGACGTGCTGTTCGGCGTGCTGCTCGGACGCGATTGCGACACCGACGTGGCGCAACGCATCGCCGATAGCGTGTGGGCCTTGCAGCAGTCGCGGCGCGCGGCGCAGGCCAATGAAAGCGCCGCTATGCCTGATGCCGGTTGCGCGGACCCCGTCGCCACGGCGACGTCATCACACGAACCCATTGTGGAAGACGCGCCTTCGCCACCTCAGCCCGCAGCAGCGAAACACGACAAGCCTGTGCATGAGCCACGCGCCGCAGGTCTGTTCGATTCGCTGTGGCAAGGCTTTTTCGGCGTACGCTCATAG
- a CDS encoding SDR family NAD(P)-dependent oxidoreductase, with product MSNRVVIVTGAARGLGAVVAKHFHSAGYKVALADIAFDAANALAAELSAHHETACAIALDVTRKQDFEAARDALIARWGRVDVLVNNAGASKVVPVMEISAEQFDQVIDINLRSVLFGCQVFGQYFADRGAGRIVNIASLAGQNGGSATGAHYAAAKGGAITLTKVFARDLAAHGVTVNAISPGPLDLPIVHESVSADKLDKVIASIPGGRLGSADYVAQVAVLLASGDAYFANGACWDVNGGLYMR from the coding sequence ATGTCGAACAGAGTCGTCATCGTGACGGGCGCGGCGCGCGGGTTGGGCGCCGTCGTCGCGAAGCATTTTCACAGCGCGGGTTACAAGGTCGCGCTAGCCGATATCGCATTCGATGCCGCGAACGCGCTTGCCGCTGAACTGAGCGCGCATCACGAAACCGCGTGCGCGATCGCACTCGACGTCACGCGCAAGCAGGACTTCGAAGCCGCACGCGATGCGTTGATCGCGCGTTGGGGACGTGTCGACGTGCTCGTGAACAACGCGGGTGCGTCGAAGGTCGTGCCGGTGATGGAGATCAGCGCAGAGCAGTTCGATCAGGTGATCGACATCAATCTGCGCAGCGTGCTGTTCGGCTGCCAGGTGTTCGGCCAGTACTTCGCCGATCGCGGGGCCGGGCGCATCGTCAATATCGCATCGCTCGCGGGACAGAATGGCGGCTCCGCGACGGGCGCGCATTATGCGGCGGCGAAAGGCGGCGCGATCACGTTGACCAAGGTGTTCGCGCGCGATCTCGCCGCACATGGCGTGACCGTCAACGCCATCTCGCCGGGACCGCTCGATCTGCCCATCGTTCACGAAAGCGTGTCTGCCGACAAGCTCGACAAGGTCATCGCCAGCATCCCCGGCGGCCGTCTCGGTTCGGCGGATTACGTCGCACAGGTTGCCGTGCTGCTCGCATCGGGCGATGCGTACTTCGCGAACGGCGCGTGCTGGGATGTGAACGGCGGGCTATACATGCGATAA
- the hpaC gene encoding 4-hydroxyphenylacetate 3-monooxygenase, reductase component: MSDMQRPPMLDSDDARKQFRQAMAHLGAAVNIITTFGESGRCGITASAVCSVTDAPPTLLVCMNRSSAMHAVFERNRNVCINVLPAHHELLARHFAGLTQLPMEARFSLPVWDEGPHGVPVLRDALASLQGRIVDLKEVGSHSVMFVEATQIRVCADGDSLIYFDRQFHRVPRPCAA; this comes from the coding sequence ATGTCCGATATGCAACGTCCGCCCATGCTCGACTCCGACGACGCGCGCAAGCAGTTTCGCCAGGCGATGGCGCATCTGGGCGCGGCCGTCAACATCATCACGACCTTCGGCGAGTCCGGGCGCTGCGGCATCACGGCGAGCGCGGTCTGCTCGGTGACGGACGCACCGCCCACGCTGCTCGTCTGCATGAACCGTTCAAGCGCGATGCACGCCGTGTTCGAACGCAATCGCAACGTCTGCATCAATGTGCTGCCTGCTCATCACGAACTGCTCGCGCGACACTTCGCCGGGCTCACGCAACTGCCGATGGAAGCGCGCTTCAGCCTGCCCGTCTGGGACGAAGGCCCGCATGGCGTGCCCGTACTGCGCGACGCGCTCGCGAGCCTGCAAGGAAGGATCGTCGATCTGAAGGAAGTGGGCTCGCACTCGGTGATGTTCGTCGAGGCCACGCAGATTCGCGTGTGCGCCGACGGCGACAGTCTGATCTACTTCGACCGCCAGTTTCATCGCGTGCCGAGACCGTGCGCAGCCTGA
- a CDS encoding response regulator transcription factor, translating into MHSPAPIVYIVDDDNGMRTSLAWLLESVGVKSEGFANAADFLQAFDAKLPACLVLDVRMPETSGFDVQAELNARGATLPIIFVSGHGDIPMSVRALQNGAIDFVEKPYNSQQMLERIQRAMKLAAQRHAADQKLRGLRQRIESLTAREKEVLRGVLDGKGSKRIASDLSISVKTVDVHRASIKDKLGASSIATLVRDVMAVWSPGEGGRE; encoded by the coding sequence ATCCATTCGCCCGCGCCCATCGTGTATATCGTCGATGACGACAATGGCATGCGCACATCGTTGGCGTGGCTGCTGGAGTCGGTCGGCGTGAAGTCGGAAGGGTTTGCGAACGCGGCCGATTTCCTGCAGGCCTTCGACGCGAAGCTGCCGGCGTGTCTCGTGCTCGACGTGCGGATGCCGGAGACGAGCGGCTTCGACGTACAAGCCGAACTCAACGCGCGCGGCGCGACCTTGCCGATCATTTTCGTCAGCGGCCACGGCGATATTCCGATGTCCGTGCGCGCGTTGCAAAACGGCGCGATCGATTTCGTCGAAAAGCCGTACAACTCGCAGCAGATGCTCGAGCGCATCCAGCGCGCGATGAAGCTCGCGGCGCAACGGCATGCGGCGGATCAGAAGCTGCGCGGTCTGCGTCAGCGGATCGAATCGCTGACAGCGCGTGAAAAGGAAGTGCTGCGCGGCGTGCTGGATGGGAAGGGCAGCAAGCGCATTGCGTCGGATCTGTCGATCAGCGTGAAAACGGTCGACGTGCATCGCGCGAGCATCAAGGACAAGCTCGGCGCGTCGTCGATCGCGACGCTGGTGCGCGATGTGATGGCCGTATGGAGTCCGGGCGAGGGCGGGCGCGAATGA
- a CDS encoding amidase, producing MTAFISEFTLSAAPGAPGPTIAIKDSIDVAGYATTGASRALADTPPAAAHAEVVQRLLDAGWRITGKTNMHELAFGMTGINDYTGTPVNPQDAARIPGGSSSGSASAVGLKLVDAALGTDTGGSIRGPAACCGVIGLKPTFGRVSRKGAVPRESTLDCVGPFTRDIATLVDAMAAIAPAFDTNAAKRVNARANVAIVSVDADAAIRQGVERAVQIAAVASRVIELDHLKEAFEAGLAVINIETARAFAPLVESGKLGADVDARLRAAVQTTQAQLDTAERARRAFTAAVDRALENADVLVLPTLPALPITIEAARNGTPVLTMSSLIRPFNLSGHPALSLPIPIEGSPLKAGLQIVGRKGADEQVCAIAAHFEAALAAS from the coding sequence ATGACTGCATTCATCAGCGAATTCACACTGAGCGCGGCCCCCGGCGCGCCAGGCCCGACCATCGCGATCAAGGACTCGATCGACGTCGCAGGCTACGCGACTACGGGTGCAAGCCGCGCGCTTGCCGATACGCCGCCCGCCGCCGCGCATGCCGAAGTCGTCCAGCGTCTGCTCGATGCGGGCTGGCGTATCACCGGCAAGACCAACATGCACGAGCTCGCGTTCGGCATGACGGGCATCAACGACTACACGGGCACGCCCGTCAATCCGCAAGACGCTGCGCGCATTCCCGGCGGTTCGTCGAGCGGATCGGCGTCGGCGGTCGGGTTGAAGCTCGTCGATGCCGCGCTCGGCACCGACACGGGCGGCTCGATTCGCGGACCGGCTGCGTGCTGCGGCGTGATCGGACTCAAGCCGACGTTCGGGCGCGTGTCACGCAAAGGCGCCGTGCCGCGTGAATCCACGCTGGATTGCGTGGGTCCGTTCACGCGCGATATCGCCACGCTGGTCGATGCAATGGCGGCCATCGCACCCGCGTTCGACACGAACGCCGCCAAACGCGTGAACGCACGCGCAAACGTCGCGATCGTTTCCGTCGACGCAGATGCGGCCATCCGCCAGGGCGTGGAGCGTGCGGTGCAGATCGCGGCTGTCGCGTCGCGCGTGATCGAACTGGACCACCTGAAAGAAGCCTTCGAAGCGGGCCTCGCCGTCATCAACATAGAAACGGCGCGTGCATTCGCACCTCTCGTCGAATCAGGCAAGCTCGGTGCGGATGTCGACGCACGCTTGCGCGCCGCGGTGCAAACCACCCAGGCGCAGCTCGACACGGCCGAGCGCGCGCGGCGCGCATTCACGGCCGCCGTCGATCGCGCACTCGAGAACGCCGACGTATTGGTGCTACCGACCTTGCCCGCCCTGCCGATCACGATCGAAGCCGCGCGCAACGGCACGCCCGTGCTCACGATGTCGTCGCTGATCCGTCCGTTCAATCTGAGCGGCCATCCTGCGCTGAGCTTGCCGATCCCGATTGAAGGCTCGCCGTTGAAGGCGGGCCTGCAAATTGTCGGGCGAAAAGGCGCGGACGAACAGGTGTGCGCCATCGCCGCGCACTTCGAAGCGGCGCTTGCAGCCTCTTGA